The Amycolatopsis umgeniensis DNA segment CGCCCGCCATCAGCCGCGCGGAGGAGTAGTTGAGCACGGGGTGCAGCGCGCCGTCCTGGCCGAGGATGTAGCGCGCGCCGGTGCCCTCCTCGACGATCACCTTGCCGCCCGCCAGCCAGTCCTTGCCGCCGGAGGGGTTCAGCAGGCCGATCACGCCGAAGACCGCGGTGATCAGCAGCGCCACGCCGAGACCGCACAGGGTTCCGATGACCAGCCTGCGGCTCGGGGCGACCGGATGATTGGCGTCCGCCGAGACCAGTGCCGAAACCAGTCTCCTCCGGAGGAATTGGTAGGCCTGGATCTGGTCCCGCTGCGTCCACACGCTCCCGTCCCCCGCCGTTCGTACCCACCCCGTTCGAGGGTGCTCACGTTAGGTTCCGACCCGGCTCGCGGTGAGGGTAATTTTTACGCCCTCCCGCGCACGGGAGCCCACTACCGTCGGGCGCGTGCACGGAGGAGGGGAATTCCTTGTCGGTTGACGCCCCAGCGGTGGAGACACCCCGAGCGGCTCGCGGCCCCGCGGGCACGGCGCCGTTGCCTTGGCTGCTGCCGATCCGCCCGCTGCAGGCGGCGCTCTGGGAGATCGCCGGGATCGCGATCTTGCTGGCCCTCGCCGTCGACGGGATCCCCCAGGCCGTGTGGATCAGTATCACCGTCGCGGCCGGTGTCCTCGTGCTGACGACGTCGATCCGCTTCGCCGGACGTCACGCCGCGGGCTGGCTGCTCACCTGGGCGGGATACCGGCTGAAGCGTCGCGACAAGAACGAGGTCCCCGATCCGCTGCACCGGCTCGCCGGCCCCGTCCGGGTGCGCCAGCACGTCGACCGCGCGGGAAACCGCTTCGGCGTCGCCGAGGTCCGCGACGGCTGGAGCGCCATCGTGCGGCTCACCCCCGGCGCGATGTCACCCGGACCGGACGCCTTGGTCGGAATCCTGCGCGAGGCCTACGCGAACACCGGGATCCCTTTGTCCAGCGCGCAACTGCTGACCTGGACGGTCCCCAGTGGACAGTCGGTGCTCCGGGTCCGCTGGCTCACCGTCCGGTACCGCCCCGAGGACGCGCCGATCGCGGCGCTCGCCCGCGGCGGTGGCGAACTGGGCGCGCTGCGGAGCACCGCGTGCGCGGCGTTGTCACTGATGGGCGCGCTGGCCGAAGCGGGTTTCGAGAGCACCGTGCTCGAAGCCGGTGAGGTGGCGGAGGAACTGCGTGTCGCGCTCGGGAGTGGACGGGACGCGCCGGTGAACGGGTGGCGTTCGTGGGACTGGGGCGGCGCGTCGCAGGTCTGCTACCGGCCGCGGTCGGAGCGGGATCTCGCGCGGACACTCGATCTTCACGTCCCGGGCTCGGCGTTCACCGCGACTTCGTACACGCTGCACCGGACCCCTGGCGGCCGGGAGAAGTCCGAGGTGACCATCCGGGTCGGCGGACGGCCGGGAGCGGAAACGGTGCGGCCCGGCGGGATCGCGGTGACCCCGCTGCACGGACGGCAAGCCGCGGCGGTCCGGCGGACCCTGCCGCTGGCGCTGGAGGACTGAGGGGACTGTCCGTGAAGGATTCCTTTCCTCTCTGAGGGTAGGGAAGGAGTCCTTCACGGACGTAACGCGTTTAGTCCTCTGGATGCGGTACTTGCACGCGCAAGTACCGCATCCAGAGGACTGATTGAGGAAGGGCAAACGTGGCGTGTTCGGGCGGGGTGGGCGTTCACGCGTGATCGGGCGGCGTTCACGCGTGTTTGGGGGGCGATCACGTGTGATTGGAGACGGATCTCGCGTGATCGGGCGGCGATCATGGATTCCCGCGATTCCGCCACACGAATCTCCCGGGACGTCGCGAAAGCCACTTTCGCGACATCAGACGTCCCGAAAGTGGCTTTCGCGACACGGCCACTCGGCATCGAACGCGGCGAAGGACGCCTTCAT contains these protein-coding regions:
- a CDS encoding type VII secretion protein EccE, with product MSVDAPAVETPRAARGPAGTAPLPWLLPIRPLQAALWEIAGIAILLALAVDGIPQAVWISITVAAGVLVLTTSIRFAGRHAAGWLLTWAGYRLKRRDKNEVPDPLHRLAGPVRVRQHVDRAGNRFGVAEVRDGWSAIVRLTPGAMSPGPDALVGILREAYANTGIPLSSAQLLTWTVPSGQSVLRVRWLTVRYRPEDAPIAALARGGGELGALRSTACAALSLMGALAEAGFESTVLEAGEVAEELRVALGSGRDAPVNGWRSWDWGGASQVCYRPRSERDLARTLDLHVPGSAFTATSYTLHRTPGGREKSEVTIRVGGRPGAETVRPGGIAVTPLHGRQAAAVRRTLPLALED